CATCTTATTACAAGATTCGAAACCATTTGGTTGATTTCCTAATTAAACGCTCCCACGAGCTGTCAGGCAGCAGCCAATCAATTCAAGCATTGGAATCACCTGTCACGGAAGATGGCGAATTACGCCAGCCGCCTAATGTCAATCCAGCGGCGGCGTAAGTTTTTCTGAGTTATCATTAAACTACCTAGACAACCCAAACAACTGAATAAATATGACAAAGATAGAAATGACAGAGGCAATTATTGCCGCAAAGATTACAAAAGGAACATCGTGGGCTGCAATTGCTGAAGCCGGAGGTTTAAGTGAGATTTTCGTCACATCTGCATGCTTGGGTCAGAACAGTCTCGAGCTAGATGTTGCGGTTAAAGTAACAGATTTCCTCGGCCTCGATGAGAAAGTGGCTTATGCGCTAACAATCTGCCCGATGAAGGCGGTCGATGTCGAAACGGTCTCAAAAGACCCGCTGATTTATCGCTTCTTCGAAATCGCTTACGTTTACGGCGGCAGCATGAAGGAGATCATCCACGAAAAGTTTGGCGATGGAATTATGAGCGCGATCGATTTCAAGCTGGATATCGACAAAGAAGAAGATCCCAAGGGCGATCGCGTTGTCGTGACGATGAATGGCAAATTCCTTCCTTATAAAAAATGGTAATTTTTTAGCATCCCTGACGCCTTTTGCAAAAGTGAAAAGTGTCAGGGATCAACTCAATCCTGACCAATGATTCCACACCAACCGATACCCGCATTCATTCAAAACCTGGCTGGCTGGGAAATTGCCTTAATTCTATTCGTGCTGATTTTTTTCGTTGGTGGTAAAAGGCTGCCTAAGCTCGCTCGCGGCATTGGCAAATCCATCATCGAGTTCAAGAAAGCCAAGAGCAATGCCGCAACCACGTTCCAAGAAGCGTCCAAGGCAATGGACGAAAGCCAAGTCTAGCATTCAGCCGGAACTCAAAGAATGAATCTCAGACACCAGCTATTGCTCGTCAGTCTCATCACTTTGAACGGTTGCTCAACGAAAGTTCAGGACAACACTTCGGTACATCCGACTACTAATGTCATGGACTCGAACGATCGCAGCATCAAGTCGTACATGGCAGAAATGGAACAATACTTGAACGATGTCTATAGATTCTATGATGACCCCGAAATGCGGGAGACTCTCCTCGAAAGAATCGGACTGATCTTGGAATTCCACGACCAGTTTATCGATTCAACGCCCGAGGTATTCAATAAAATGCCACCGAATTGGGTCACTGAATACAAGCACTTATATCGCTACCACGTGTTGAAATCGAAGCGGCTGTTCAGCGAACTCAAAACAGCGATTGAGGAAAACAATTTTGACCAAGTCGAAAAGGTTCTCGATCAGCTAGACGAAAACCGGAGAAATTCTCACACTATCTTTGGATAAAATCAGCTTGTAGAAATGATTTCAAAAACATTCATCGTCACATCGCTTCTGCTGACATTTACACACATAAGCCACGCAGACCTCTCCAAGACGCACACT
The Rubellicoccus peritrichatus DNA segment above includes these coding regions:
- the cynS gene encoding cyanase gives rise to the protein MNMTKIEMTEAIIAAKITKGTSWAAIAEAGGLSEIFVTSACLGQNSLELDVAVKVTDFLGLDEKVAYALTICPMKAVDVETVSKDPLIYRFFEIAYVYGGSMKEIIHEKFGDGIMSAIDFKLDIDKEEDPKGDRVVVTMNGKFLPYKKW
- a CDS encoding twin-arginine translocase TatA/TatE family subunit — translated: MIPHQPIPAFIQNLAGWEIALILFVLIFFVGGKRLPKLARGIGKSIIEFKKAKSNAATTFQEASKAMDESQV